In Streptomyces sp. Li-HN-5-11, the sequence GAGGGCTGGGAGCTCCTGGAGAAGGCCGACTCGGTCACGGACGTGCGGGAGGTCTTCCGCTCCTGGCAGGAGGGCACCGTCATCCGTTCCTGGCTGCTCGACCTCGCGGTGAACGCCCTCGACGAGGACGAGCACCTGGAGCGGCTGAAGGGTTATGCACAGGACTCCGGTGAGGGCCGGTGGACCGTGGAGGCCGCCATCGACCATGCCGTGCCGCTGCCCGCGATCACGGCCTCCCTGTTCGCCCGGTTCTCCTCGCGTCAGGAGGACTCGCCGCAGATGAAGATGATCGCCGCGCTGCGCAATCAGTTCGGCGGACATGCCGTAGAGAAGAAGTAGTCCACAGGGCCGCTGCGCGGTCCACAGCGCCGGGGGAGGTCGGCGAACGACCATGCACATCACGCATCTGTCGCTGGCCGACTTCCGCTCGTACGCCCGGGCCGAGGTCCCGCTCGACCCGGGCGTCACCGCCTTCGTCGGTCCCAACGGACAGGGAAAGACCAACCTTGTCGAGGCGATCGGCTACCTGGCGGCCCTCGGCAGCCACCGCGTCGCCTCGGACGCGCCGCTGGTCCGTATGGGTGCGGAGCGGGCGGTGATCCGGGCGCAGGTGCGGCAGGGCGAGCGGCAGCAGCTGGTCGAGCTGGAGTTGAATCCCGGCCGGGCCAACCGTGCCCGGATCAACCGTTCTTCGCAGGTCCGGCCGCGGGACGTGCTGGGGATCGTACGGACGGTGCTGTTCGCGCCGGAGGATCTCGCGCTCGTGAAGGGGGATCCCGGTGAGCGGCGCCGCTTCCTGGACGAGCTGGTCACGGCCCGCTCGCCGCGCATGGCTGGGGTGCGTTCGGACTACGAGCGGGTGCTGAAGCAGCGCAACACGCTGTTGAAGACGGCGGCGCTCGCCCGGCGGCACGGTGGGCGTTCGATGGATCTGTCGACGTTGGACGTGTGGGACCAGCACCTCGCGCGGGCGGGTGCGGAGTTGCTGGCGCAGCGTCTGGATCTGATCGCCGCGCTGCAGCCGCTGGCCGACAAGGCGTACGAGCAACTGGCGCCCGGCGGGGGTCCTGTCGCCCTGGAGTACAAGCCGTCCGCGCCGGGTGAGGCGCACGCGCGCGAGGACCTTTTCGCGCAGCTGATGGCCGCGCTCGCCGAGGTCCGCAGGCAGGAGATCGAACGGGGCGTCACCCTGGTGGGCCCTCATCGTGACGATCTGCTGCTCAAGCTCGGCCAGTTGCCCGCCAAGGGGTACGCCTCGCACGGTGAGTCCTGGTCGTATGCGCTGGCGTTGCGCCTTGCGTCGTACGACCTGCTGTGTGCGGAGGGCAACGAGCCGGTGCTGATCCTCGACGACGTGTTCGCCGAGTTGGACACCCGTCGCCGGGAGCGTCTGGCCGAGCTGGTGGCGCCCGGGGAGCAGGTTCTGGTGACGGCCGCGGTCGACGACGACGTACCGCACGTACTGGCGGGGACGCGGTTCACCGTGTCCGGCGGGACGGTGGAGCGCGTATGAGCCCCGAGAAGGACCCGGGTCCCGGGAAGGCGGCGGAGCCCTCCGGTGTCGATCTCGCGCGCGTGGCGTTGCGGGCGGCGAAGGAGGCGGCACGCGCGCGTGGGGACGTGGCGCAGCAGAGGAGGCAGGCGCGGCGCGGGGGCTTGCGCTCGGGGGCGCGTGCGGACGGCCGTGATCCGATGGCGCTGGGTGCGGCGATCAACCGGCTGATCACCGAGCGGGGCTGGGAGACGCCGGCGGCGGTGGGCGGTGTGATGGGGCGCTGGCCGCAGATCGTCGGTGCGGATGTGGCCAAGCACTGTGTGCCGGAGAAGTACGACGAGGACGAGCGGGTGCTGACGGTGCGCTGCGATTCGACGGCCTGGGCGACGAATCTGCGTCTGCTCGCTCCGACGCTCGTCGCGCGGCTGAACGAGGATCTCGGGCAGGGTGCGGTCCGGTTGATCAAGGTCCTGGGCCCCGGCGGCGGTGCCCGCCGTTACGGGCCGCTGCGTGCCCCGGGCAGTGCGGGGCCGGGTGACACCTACGGGTGACCATGGGTGCCGGGGCCTGGACCCGGCAGGGGTGACAGACCTCACATGACGCGCTCGGAGAGGCCTGCGCGAGGGGCCGCCGTGGCGCTTGGGCGTGCAACCGCACGCTCTTGCGAATCCCGACCTGACCGTGGCGTAGCGAAGGGTTGACATTCGGAAGCGCTGAGTGCCGCCGTGAGCCTCTTGGAGACCCCATCCGCATATCGGGACCCGGCCGAGACCGGTTCAGGGCGGCACATGCGGACTCAGGTACCCGCAAACCCCCATCACTGTCGGCGCTACCGGTAGACTGGAAGCCAATCCCGCCCCGAACGTGGGGACCGTCCGGGAAAAGCTGAGCAACGCTGACCAAGGCTTACCAACGCAACATGCCGCAGCCGCTCCGGCAACCCTCCCCAAAAGGGGGCACCTGAAGGAGCCCGGCTCGTGCTGTGCCAGAAAGGGCGCTTCGTGGCCGATTCCGGCAACCCCAACGAGAACATCCCGTCCACCGACGCCGCCGCGAACGGGGCCGCCTCCTCGAACGGTGAGGTCACGGCCTCGTACGACGCGAGCGCCATCACCGTCCTCGAGGGTCTGGACGCGGTCCGCAAGCGACCCGGTATGTACATCGGCTCGACCGGGGAGCGCGGCCTGCACCACCTCGTGTACGAGGTGGTCGACAACTCCGTCGACGAGGCGCTGGCCGGGCACGCGGACACCATCGACGTGACGATCCTCGCCGATGGCGGCGTGCGGGTCGTCGACAACGGCCGTGGCATTCCGGTGGGCATCGTTGCCTCCGAGGGCAAGCCGGCCCTCGAGGTCGTGCTGACCGTGCTGCACGCGGGCGGCAAGTTCGGCGGTGGCGGCTACGCGGTCTCCGGCGGTCTGCACGGTGTGGGCGTCTCCGTGGTGAACGCGCTGTCGTCGAAGGTGTCCGTCGAGGTGAGGACGGACGGCCATCGCTGGACGCAGGACTACAAGATGGGCGTCCCGACGGCTCCGCTGGCCAAGCACGAGGAGATTGAGGAGACCGGCACCTCGGTGACGTTCTGGGCCGACCCGGACATCTTCGAGACCACCGAGTACTCCTTCGAGACGCTGTCGCGGCGCTTCCAGGAGATGGCGTTCCTCAACAAGGGCCTGACGATCAGGCTCACCGACGAGCGCGAGTCGGCGAAGGCGACCTCCGGAGCGGACGAGGCGGGCGCGGACGAGAAGGACGAGGTCAAGTCCGTCACGTACCACTACGAGGGCGGCATCGTCGACTTCGTGAAGTACCTCAACTCCCGCAAGGGAGAAGTGGTGCACTCGACGGTGATCGACCTGGAGGCGGAGGACAAGGACAAGAGCCTGTCCCTCGAGGTCGCGATGCAGTGGAACAGCGGCTACAGCGAGGGCGTGTACTCCTTCGCCAACATCATCCACACGCATGAGGGCGGTACGCACGAGGAGGGCTTCCGTGCGGCCCTGACGAGCCTCATCAACAAGTACGCGCGCGACAAGAAGCTGCTGCGGGAGAAGGACGACAACCTCACGGGTGACGACATCCGCGAGGGTCTGACGGCGATCATCTCGGTCAAGCTGAGTGAGCCGCAGTTCGAGGGCCAGACCAAGACCAAGCTGGGCAACACCGAGGCGAAGACCTTTGTGCAGCGGGCGGTCTACGAGCACCTCAACGACTGGCTGGACCGCAACCCCAACGAGGCGGCGGACATCATCCGCAAGGGTATCCAGGCGGCCACCGCGCGCGTTGCGGCCCGCAAGGCCCGCGATCTGACGCGCCGCAAGGGGCTGCTGGAGTCGGCGTCCCTGCCGGGCAAGCTCTCCGACTGTCAGTCGAACGACCCGACCAAGTGCGAGATCTTCATCGTCGAGGGTGACTCCGCCGGAGGCTCGGCCAAGTCCGGCCGCAACCCGGAGTACCAGGCGATCCTCCCGATCCGCGGCAAGATCCTCAACGTCGAGAAGGCGCGCATCGACAAGATCCTGCAGAACCAGGAGATCCAGGCGCTGATCTCCGCGTTCGGCACGGGTGTGCACGAGGACTTCGACATCGAGAAGCTCCGCTATCACAAGATCATCCTGATGGCGGACGCCGATGTCGACGGCCAGCACATCTCGACCCTGCTGCTGACCTTCCTGTTCCGCTTCATGCGGCCGCTGGTCGAGGCCGGGCACGTGTACCTGTCGCGCCCTCCGCTGTACAAGATCAAGTGGGGCCGGGACGACGTGGAGTACGCCTACTCGGACCGCGAGCGCGACGCACTGATCGAGATGGGCCGCCAGCGCGGCAAGCGGGTGCGCGAGGACTCCATCCAGCGCTTCAAGGGCCTCGGCGAGATGAACGCCGAGGAACTGCGCGTGACGACCATGGACCAGGAGCACCGCGTCCTCGGCCAGGTCACCCTCGACGACGCCGCCCAGGCCGACGACCTGTTCTCGGTCCTGATGGGCGAGGACGTCGAGGCTCGGCGCCAGTTCATCCAGCGCAACGCCAAGGACGTCCGCTTCCTCGACATCTGAGTCGGTCTCAGCTGACCGCACCAGGAAGGATCTTCACCAGCAATGGCCGACGAGAACACTCCCGTCACCCCTGAAGAGGGCGGCGACCTCGCGATGCGTGTCGAGCCCGTCGGGCTCGAGACGGAGATGCAGCGCTCGTACCTGGACTACGCGATGTCCGTCATCGTGTCCCGTGCGCTGCCCGACGTCCGGGACGGTCTCAAGCCCGTCCACCGCCGCGTCCTGTACGCGATGTACGACGGCGGCTACCGCCCCGAGCGCGGTTTCTACAAGTGCGCCCGCGTGGTCGGCGACGTCATGGGGAACTACCACCCGCACGGCGACAGTTCGATCTACGACGCGCTGGTCCGGCTCGCGCAGCCGTGGTCGATGCGGATGCCGCTGGTGGACTCCAACGGCAACTTCGGCTCTCCGGGCAACGACCCGGCGGCGGCCATGCGCTACACCGAGTGCAAGATGGCGCCGCTGTCGATGGAGATGGTCCGTGACATCGACGAGGAGACCGTCGACTTCACGGACAACTACGACGGCCGCTCCCAGGAGCCGACCGTCCTGCCGGCCCGCTTCCCGAACCTGCTGATCAACGGCTCGGCCGGTATCGCGGTCGGCATGGCGACCAACATCCCGCCGCACAACCTGCGCGAGGTCGCGGCGGGCGCCCAGTGGTACCTGGAGAACCCGGAGGCCTCGCACGAGGAGCTGCTCGACGCGCTCATGGAGCGGATCAAGGGCCCGGACTTCCCGACCGGCGCCCTGGTGGTCGGCCGCAAGGGCATCGAGGAGGCCTACCGCACCGGCCGCGGTTCGATCACCATGCGCGCGGTGGTCGAGGTCGAGGAGATCCAGAACCGCCAGTGCCTGGTGGTCACTGAGCTGCCGTACCAGGTGAACCCCGACAACCTGGCGCAGAAGATCGCCGACCTGGTGAAGGACGGCAAGGTCGGCGGGATCGCGGACGTTCGTGACGAGACGTCGTCCCGCACGGGCCAGCGGCTGGTGATCGTGCTCAAGAGGGACGCGGTCGCCAAGGTCGTCCTGAACAACCTCTACAAGCACACCGATCTGCAGACGAACTTCGGCGCCAACATGCTGGCGCTGGTCGACGGTGTGCCGCGCACGCTGTCCCTGGACGCGTTCATCCGCCACTGGGTGACGCACCAGATCGAGGTCATCGTCCGCCGTACGCGCTTCAGGCTGCGCAAGGCGGAGGAGCGCGCTCACATCCTGCGCGGCCTGCTCAAGGCCCTGGACGCGATCGACGAGGTCATCGCGCTGATCCGGCGCAGTGAGACGGTGGATGTCGCGCGTACCGGCCTGATGGGTCTGCTGGAGATCGACGAGATCCAGGCCAACGCCATCCTCGAGATGCAGCTGCGGCGACTGGCCGCCCTGGAGCGCCAGAAGATCGTCCAGGAGCACGACGAACTCCAGGCGAAGATCAACGAGTACAACCAGATCCTCGCCTCCCCGGTCCGCCAGCGGGGGATCGTCAGCGAGGAGCTGGCCGCGATCGTCGAGAAGTACGGCGACGACCGCCAGACCAAGCTGATCCCCTACGAGGGCGACATGTCCATCGAGGACCTGATCGCGGAGGAGGACATCGTCGTCACGGTCACCCGTGGCGGTTACGTCAAGCGCACCAAGACCGACGACTACCGCGCCCAGAAGCGCGGCGGCAAGGGCGTTCGGGGCACGAAGCTGAAGGAAGACGACATCGTCGACCACTTCTTCGTCTCCACCACGCACCACTGGCTGCTGTTCTTCACCAACAAGGGCCGTGTGTACCGGGCGAAGGCGTACGAGCTTCCGGACGCCGGCCGGGACGCGCGCGGGCAGCACGTGGCGAACCTGCTGGCCTTCCAGCCGGACGAGGCGATCGCCGAGATCCTCGCGATCCGCGACTACGAGGCGGCGCCGTATCTGGTGCTGGCCACCAAGGGTGGTCTGGTCAAGAAGACGCCTCTGAAGGATTACGATTCGCCGCGCTCCGGCGGTGTCATCGCCATCAACCTGCGTGAGCGGGAGGACGGCAGCGACGACGAACTGATCGGAGCCGAACTGGTCTCGGCCGACGACGATCTGCTGTTGATCAGCAAGAAGGCACAGTCGATCAGGTTCACCGCTTCCGATGACACGCTGCGTCCCATGGGGCGGGCCACCTCGGGTGTGAAGGGCATGAGCTTCCGTGAGGGAGACGAGCTGCTCTCGATGAATGTTGTTCGACCCGGTACGTTCGTGTTCACTGCTACGGACGGTGGGTACGCGAAGCGGACCGCCGTCGACGAGTACCGCGTCCAGGGTCGCGGCGGCCTCGGCATCAAGGCTGCCAAGATCGTGGAGGACCGCGGCTCGCTCGTTGGCGCGCTGGTGGTCGAGGAGACCGACGAGATCCTCGCCATCACACTCTCGGGCGGTGTGATTCGCACGCGAGTCAACGAGGTCAGGGAGACGGGCCGTGACACCATGGGCGTCCAACTGATCAACCTGGGCAAGCGCGATGCCGTGGTCGGTATCGCACGTAACGCCGAGGCGGGGCGCGAGGCGGAGGAAGTCGACGGCGACGTGGCCGTGGACGAGACCGCCGAGGGCGCCTCGACCACCGGCACGGACGAGGGTGAGGCGCCCTCGCCCGAGTAGCACGAGGAGTGAGTCATCGTGAGCGGAGCCACGGGCGCCGGATCGGCCGGTACCTCCACTGGTACGGAATCGGACGGCGGCGGCCGCGGCTCCGCGGCGCAGCCGACGGACCCGCACACGACCAACCTGAAAGCGATCAAGTCGTCCGGGGCGGACTCGCGTTCGTCCGGCGCGAAGGCATCCCAGGGGAAGACGGTGACGGACAACAGAGGCTCGCAGACCCAGCAGGCCGCCCAGTCCGCGGCCGGACAGCAGACGCCCCCGGCCGCCTCGCAGCCGGGAGCCGCGCCGCAGCCGCAGGAGGCCGCGATTCCTCAGCCGGCCGCCGCCTCACCGCTTCCGCCGGGGGAGCGGCAGTCGCAGCAGCCGACGGGGCCGTACCACCCGCCGCAGGCCTACCCGGCGGCCCCGTCGGCCCAGAGTGCGGTCCGCCGTCCGCGCACCGGCGCGGGGGCGCGCACGGTGCCGCGCACCCGCAAGGCGCGGCTGCGTGTGGCCAAGGCCGACCCGTGGTCGGTGATGAAGGTCAGCTTCCTGCTCTCCATCGCGCTGGGCGTCTGCACCATCGTGGCGGCCGCCGTGCTGTGGATGGTCATGAACGCGATGGGCGTGTTCTCGACGGTCGGCGGGACGATCTCGGAGGCGACCGGCTCGAACGAGTCGAACGGCTTCGACCTGCAGTCCTTCCTGTCCCTCCCGCACGTCCTGATGTTCACGACGATCATCGCGGTCATCGACGTCGTCCTCGCGACGGCTCTGGCGACCCTCGGCGCGTTCATCTACAACCTCTCCGCGGGATTCGTCGGCGGTGTCGAGCTGACGCTGGCCGAGGACGAGTGACGCGGACTGTCGCGGGGGACCGGACGGCGGTTCAAACCTCCGCCGAGGGTCCCGCGACAACGGATTTTGGGACTGCCCCGGTCGTGCGCTAATCTTCAGGAGTCAGCGCGCGGGGCATACACCGCAGAGCGCGGCGGGGCTATAGCTCAGTTGGTTAGAGCGCATCCCTGATAAGGATGAGGCCACAGGTTCAAATCCTGTTAGCCCCACCAGCGAAAAGACCCCCGGACCATTCGGTCCGGGGGTCTTTGACACCAGCGGTTGACACCCACAGCGAAGGTCGGCCGATGAAGCGGACCTTCCAGCAGCTCGGCGGGCATGGCGACGGCTTCCCGCTCGCTGTCGCCGGCCACGTGCGTGTAGAGGTCCATGGTCATGCTGATCCGGCTGTGCCGGAGGATCGTCGCTCTGCGCGCGCTGCGCCGACGCGCGCCCGCTGAGCAAGCCCGAGGGCATGAGTCGAGACCGTGGACGCCACAGCCGCTCAACGACCAGACCATGCCTCCGGCGGGGGAGCTCAGACTCTGGGACAGACGGGCGACGTGTGCGAGTGCCGGCACATCGTGGCGAGTGTCGCATGCTGGTGTGTGGGTCGGAGGCGGACTCGGATCGGGCACGGCGAGCGCGGCCAATGAGGCCTTGCCGGTTCGGCGTTGTGTGACTCACTGATCGTTTCTGGATGTGGACACGGCGTCATCCGAGGGCGCCCGGCACGTGCCGCGCGCTCGCCGCCTCGGCTGTGAAAATCACTGTCCGATTGTCGGAAGACAGTGATAGGGAGGCCATGTGACGACGACACTTGCGTTCCCCGTTCTGTTGCGACTGATCGACGAACGGTCGAGCGCCTTCCGCGCCGCGGTCGCCTCCGCGCCCAGCCTCGACGTGCAGGTGCCGACCTGCCCCGAGTGGACGCTGTTCGATCTGGCTCAGCACATCGGCGACGGGCGCCGCTCCTGGGCCGCCACCGTCGCCGCAGGGCCTGCTCCGGCGAAGTCCGCGGCGGAGGGCGCCCCGGCTGCGCCTCGGGAGCGCGAGGCCCTGGTGGCCTGGTTGGCGGAGTCCATGGAGCAGCTGCTGGACGCACTGCGGGAGGCCGGCCCGGATCGCGGTTGCTGGACGTGGTGGGGTGCGTCCCAGTCGCCGCAGACCTGTGGCGCCGTCGCCCGGCACCAGCTCCAGCAGATCGCGGTGCACACCTACGACGCCCAGCTCACTGTGGGTGCCCCGGAGCCGCTGCCGGATGAGGTGGCACTCGACGGTGTCGAGGACTTCCTGTTCACCTGCGTCGCAACGACGAGTGCCTGGCCGCACAAGCCCACCGCCTTCGACTTCCACGCCACCGGGGGCCACTCCTGGCGCCTCACGGTCGACGGCGACGGCGCGCGCTCGACCCGTATCCCCGCGCCCGGCACGACGCCTGTCGCCGCTTTTGGCGAGGGCCCGAACGCGGCTGGCGTCTCCGTTCGCGGCACGGCCAGTGAGCTGGTTCTCTTCGTGTACGACCGTATCCCGGCGGACTCCCTGCAGCTCGAGGGAGACGCAGGTTTGTTCGACCTGCTCCGCGCGTGGGATCCGGAGGAGTAGGACGGGTGCCGTAGAGCGGCGAGGTAGGCCTTGTCACGACTGCATGCGGCGTCTGACACCAGCGGCTGACACCAACAAGCACGAACCGCAGCGGTCAGCGCCGGACCTGACACCAGCCGGTGAGCTCCGGGCCGACGCTCAGGGAATGCGACGGCCAGGATCTTGAATGCCTTGTGCCGCCGGGCACGACATGCGGCGAAGCAGACGGCGCCCTCACTCCTCGCGTGGGCGACTTCCGAGCAGCCCCGGCTCTGTGAGTGGGCCCCCGACACGCCAAGATCCCCGGTCGGTGTCGACCGGGGATCTTCGGTTGCCGGTGATGCTGTACGCAATTCGCCGTTTCGTCATGGGTCGGGTTGCGGCACTCGCGGTGCCGGCCGGCGCTGTCAGCGCTGGAGGGGGATGGTCGGCTTGAGCGGCGGGGCGTCCGACCCGCAGTCGGGGGCGGTGGCCAGCGAAGGAGCCTCGGCGAGCGGGTGGTGGCGGCAGCTGGGGGACTTGCCGTGGGCCTCGGCGCGGATGCGCTGTTTCATCGTGGGGGGCAGGGACCGGGCATGAACCCTGGACCAGGAGGAGGTCGTCTGTGCCGGCACCGGTGCGGTGCTCTTGGGCGCCGTCTCGGGCTGCGGCGCGGCCGCGGCCGTGGTGGCGGTCGTGGTGATGAGTCCCAGCGCCGTGCAGAGCGCGAGGAAGGCGGTGACGATGGCGGTCCACAGCTTCATGACTTTGTGCTGGTCCATGGCCCCTCACTTTCGGGTTGGGCGATTTGCGTACTTTGCTCATGATGTGTATGAGGGCCGCGAAGTGGTGGACCGACGCCCGTGGCGCGTGGATCTTCGGATGAACACCACTCGGATGGACGCATGAGCGGCGAAAATGTGCGGAGACCCGTGTGCGGGGGGCACGGCGGGGCGCCGGGACTCACCGTCGGTAGGGGTGTGATCACCCTCCGAATGGAGCGATTTCGTCCGCTTCTACTGCGCTCCCGCACCGGGCAGTTGAGGGTCCACGCAGGTCACCGATCGGTATCGGTCGGTGTGTATAGTCGGGCGCCAGAGGTCCCCTACGTCAAGGAAAGACGAGGTCGCGCGGTGAAGAAGCTTCTCCTGGTCGCACTGGCCGCCATCGGCGGGCTCCTCGTGTACCGCCAGATCCAGGCGGATCGCGCCGAGCAGGATCTGTGGACGGAGGCGACTGACTCCGTGCCCACGGGTTCGTGAGC encodes:
- the recF gene encoding DNA replication/repair protein RecF (All proteins in this family for which functions are known are DNA-binding proteins that assist the filamentation of RecA onto DNA for the initiation of recombination or recombinational repair.); protein product: MHITHLSLADFRSYARAEVPLDPGVTAFVGPNGQGKTNLVEAIGYLAALGSHRVASDAPLVRMGAERAVIRAQVRQGERQQLVELELNPGRANRARINRSSQVRPRDVLGIVRTVLFAPEDLALVKGDPGERRRFLDELVTARSPRMAGVRSDYERVLKQRNTLLKTAALARRHGGRSMDLSTLDVWDQHLARAGAELLAQRLDLIAALQPLADKAYEQLAPGGGPVALEYKPSAPGEAHAREDLFAQLMAALAEVRRQEIERGVTLVGPHRDDLLLKLGQLPAKGYASHGESWSYALALRLASYDLLCAEGNEPVLILDDVFAELDTRRRERLAELVAPGEQVLVTAAVDDDVPHVLAGTRFTVSGGTVERV
- a CDS encoding DciA family protein, with the protein product MSPEKDPGPGKAAEPSGVDLARVALRAAKEAARARGDVAQQRRQARRGGLRSGARADGRDPMALGAAINRLITERGWETPAAVGGVMGRWPQIVGADVAKHCVPEKYDEDERVLTVRCDSTAWATNLRLLAPTLVARLNEDLGQGAVRLIKVLGPGGGARRYGPLRAPGSAGPGDTYG
- the gyrB gene encoding DNA topoisomerase (ATP-hydrolyzing) subunit B, whose product is MLCQKGRFVADSGNPNENIPSTDAAANGAASSNGEVTASYDASAITVLEGLDAVRKRPGMYIGSTGERGLHHLVYEVVDNSVDEALAGHADTIDVTILADGGVRVVDNGRGIPVGIVASEGKPALEVVLTVLHAGGKFGGGGYAVSGGLHGVGVSVVNALSSKVSVEVRTDGHRWTQDYKMGVPTAPLAKHEEIEETGTSVTFWADPDIFETTEYSFETLSRRFQEMAFLNKGLTIRLTDERESAKATSGADEAGADEKDEVKSVTYHYEGGIVDFVKYLNSRKGEVVHSTVIDLEAEDKDKSLSLEVAMQWNSGYSEGVYSFANIIHTHEGGTHEEGFRAALTSLINKYARDKKLLREKDDNLTGDDIREGLTAIISVKLSEPQFEGQTKTKLGNTEAKTFVQRAVYEHLNDWLDRNPNEAADIIRKGIQAATARVAARKARDLTRRKGLLESASLPGKLSDCQSNDPTKCEIFIVEGDSAGGSAKSGRNPEYQAILPIRGKILNVEKARIDKILQNQEIQALISAFGTGVHEDFDIEKLRYHKIILMADADVDGQHISTLLLTFLFRFMRPLVEAGHVYLSRPPLYKIKWGRDDVEYAYSDRERDALIEMGRQRGKRVREDSIQRFKGLGEMNAEELRVTTMDQEHRVLGQVTLDDAAQADDLFSVLMGEDVEARRQFIQRNAKDVRFLDI
- the gyrA gene encoding DNA gyrase subunit A gives rise to the protein MADENTPVTPEEGGDLAMRVEPVGLETEMQRSYLDYAMSVIVSRALPDVRDGLKPVHRRVLYAMYDGGYRPERGFYKCARVVGDVMGNYHPHGDSSIYDALVRLAQPWSMRMPLVDSNGNFGSPGNDPAAAMRYTECKMAPLSMEMVRDIDEETVDFTDNYDGRSQEPTVLPARFPNLLINGSAGIAVGMATNIPPHNLREVAAGAQWYLENPEASHEELLDALMERIKGPDFPTGALVVGRKGIEEAYRTGRGSITMRAVVEVEEIQNRQCLVVTELPYQVNPDNLAQKIADLVKDGKVGGIADVRDETSSRTGQRLVIVLKRDAVAKVVLNNLYKHTDLQTNFGANMLALVDGVPRTLSLDAFIRHWVTHQIEVIVRRTRFRLRKAEERAHILRGLLKALDAIDEVIALIRRSETVDVARTGLMGLLEIDEIQANAILEMQLRRLAALERQKIVQEHDELQAKINEYNQILASPVRQRGIVSEELAAIVEKYGDDRQTKLIPYEGDMSIEDLIAEEDIVVTVTRGGYVKRTKTDDYRAQKRGGKGVRGTKLKEDDIVDHFFVSTTHHWLLFFTNKGRVYRAKAYELPDAGRDARGQHVANLLAFQPDEAIAEILAIRDYEAAPYLVLATKGGLVKKTPLKDYDSPRSGGVIAINLREREDGSDDELIGAELVSADDDLLLISKKAQSIRFTASDDTLRPMGRATSGVKGMSFREGDELLSMNVVRPGTFVFTATDGGYAKRTAVDEYRVQGRGGLGIKAAKIVEDRGSLVGALVVEETDEILAITLSGGVIRTRVNEVRETGRDTMGVQLINLGKRDAVVGIARNAEAGREAEEVDGDVAVDETAEGASTTGTDEGEAPSPE
- a CDS encoding DUF3566 domain-containing protein; this translates as MSGATGAGSAGTSTGTESDGGGRGSAAQPTDPHTTNLKAIKSSGADSRSSGAKASQGKTVTDNRGSQTQQAAQSAAGQQTPPAASQPGAAPQPQEAAIPQPAAASPLPPGERQSQQPTGPYHPPQAYPAAPSAQSAVRRPRTGAGARTVPRTRKARLRVAKADPWSVMKVSFLLSIALGVCTIVAAAVLWMVMNAMGVFSTVGGTISEATGSNESNGFDLQSFLSLPHVLMFTTIIAVIDVVLATALATLGAFIYNLSAGFVGGVELTLAEDE
- a CDS encoding maleylpyruvate isomerase N-terminal domain-containing protein; translated protein: MTTTLAFPVLLRLIDERSSAFRAAVASAPSLDVQVPTCPEWTLFDLAQHIGDGRRSWAATVAAGPAPAKSAAEGAPAAPREREALVAWLAESMEQLLDALREAGPDRGCWTWWGASQSPQTCGAVARHQLQQIAVHTYDAQLTVGAPEPLPDEVALDGVEDFLFTCVATTSAWPHKPTAFDFHATGGHSWRLTVDGDGARSTRIPAPGTTPVAAFGEGPNAAGVSVRGTASELVLFVYDRIPADSLQLEGDAGLFDLLRAWDPEE
- a CDS encoding DUF6344 domain-containing protein — encoded protein: MDQHKVMKLWTAIVTAFLALCTALGLITTTATTAAAAPQPETAPKSTAPVPAQTTSSWSRVHARSLPPTMKQRIRAEAHGKSPSCRHHPLAEAPSLATAPDCGSDAPPLKPTIPLQR
- a CDS encoding DLW-39 family protein yields the protein MKKLLLVALAAIGGLLVYRQIQADRAEQDLWTEATDSVPTGS